The Nothobranchius furzeri strain GRZ-AD chromosome 6, NfurGRZ-RIMD1, whole genome shotgun sequence genome includes a region encoding these proteins:
- the glis3 gene encoding zinc finger protein GLIS3 isoform X2: MSGKGCQLLVSPCNMSPSLSIIRGHQSQSIRMPVSSPQQARLYSSTGRTEKVKRGTDQTFTSGKQSGGPVVLPALSFRGQVLNNRQHPNESTTTQMQQPAQHSLKTTATTAKPRRHSSSIHSFTDSAAPGSDGGVCSEAAGASQTLTCSFLSGQQYPAVPQLPSYHSMPVPNTDARSLLSRESLASTTLSLFETQSVFSGKHDWPYGYRVLPPLGVTQSSTQANEGGEQFSLSPGTAMSGTTVSGGTSTSASLPSYLFAAEAGSPQQSRAKKRALSTSPLSDVMGIDFNAIIRTSPTSLVAYVNGSRSSPSSHCTLSPVQSEGYGHFLGVRGRCIPQNHPCSIASFSQALAPQSECGRLQMLEEGLGLEGQMANMMVEQQCLPDKGGILETTSGSCSQTFNNILPPLMLEPTLLDTIQEAATPQGPPPPYHSHQHIKISKHPFKIKASSQNPVSGPMLPHRHGVGFLPQIPMLEEEEGEVEDYGTHCCRWLDCSTVCDQKEELVRHIEKVHVDQQKAEDFTCYWVGCPRKLKPFNARYKLLIHMRVHSGEKPNKCSFEGCNKAFSRLENLKIHLRSHTGEKPYECQHPGCHKAFSNSSDRAKHQRTHLDTKPYACQVPGCAKRYTDPSSLRKHMKSHSSQERQLRKKMKSSANATQDSMTDCLTIHPLHPNLSPLARLDNNVNSSLDATPGQGSYCTSHPALMDSLQDNYSSSLGISAGLAPPPASHHLPVDHPCRTTVI; this comes from the exons ATGAGTGGAAAGGGCTGCCAGCTCCTAGTGTCTCCTTGCAATATGTCCCCATCACTAAGTATCATTAGAGGACACCAGTCCCAATCCATCAGGATGCCCGTGTCTTCTCCTCAACAAGCCAGACTTTACTCATCCACAGGGAGGACAGAGAAAGTGAAAAGAGGAACTGACCAAACTTTTACATCAGGGAAACAAAGCGGAGGCCCTGTTGTCCTGCCTGCCCTGAGCTTCCGGGGACAGGTGTTGAACAACAGACAACATCCAAATGAGTCCACTACAACACAGATGCAACAACCTGCTCAGCATTCCCTAAAAACAACAGCAACCACTGCCAAACCAAGAAGACACAGCTCCTCCATCCACAGCTTTACAG ATTCTGCAGCGCCTGGGTCCGATGGGGGTGTATGCAGTGAGGCAGCTGGTGCTAGCCAAACGCTGACCTGTAGTTTTCTGTCAGGCCAGCAATACCCCGCGGTGCCTCAGCTCCCATCGTATCATAGCATGCCGGTTCCGAACACCGATGCCAG GTCATTACTGTCCAGAGAGTCCCTGGCATCAACTACCCTCAGCCTGTTTGAAACACAGTCAGTGTTTAGTGGCAAACATGACTGGCCATATGGTTACCGTGTGCTTCCTCCCCTGGGAGTAACTCAGAGCTCTACCCAGGCCAATGAGGGTGGCGAACAGTTCAGCCTGTCTCCTGGAACTGCCATGTCGGGCACGACCGTATCGGGTGGCACAAGCACCTCTGCCTCCCTTCCCTCGTACCTATTTGCAGCTGAGGCTGGAAGCCCCCAACAATCTCGTGCAAAGAAGAGAGCCCTCTCCACGTCGCCTTTGTCTGATGTCATGGGTATTGATTTCAATGCCATCATACGCACCTCGCCAACCTCCCTTGTGGCCTATGTCAATGGTTCCCGCAGCTCTCCATCCTCCCACTGCACTCTCTCACCAGTTCAGTCTGAAGGATATGGTCACTTCTTGGGGGTGAGAGGTCGCTGTATACCCCAGAACCATCCCTGCAGCATAGCCAGCTTCTCACAAGCCTTGGCCCCACAGTCAGAGTGTGGCCGTTTGCAGATGCTTGAAGAGGGACTGGGTCTGGAAGGCCAGATGGCAAACATGATGGTGGAGCAGCAGTGCCTTCCAGACAAAGGAGGGATCCTGGAGACGACTTCAGGCAGCTGCAGCCAAACTTTCAACAACATTCTCCCACCTCTAATGTTAGAGCCAACGCTGTTGGACACTATACAAGAGGCTGCTACTCCACAAGGACCACCACCACCGTACCACTCACACCAACACATAAAAATCTCCAAACATCCCTTCAAAATTAAGGCTTCTTCTCAGAACCCTGTCTCAGGCCCCATGCTTCCACACAGGCACGGAGTTGGGTTTTTACCCCAGATTCCGatgctggaggaggaggaaggtgagGTGGAGGACTATGGCACCCATTGCTGCAGGTGGTTGGACTGCAGCACGGTTTGTGACCAAAAGGAGGAGCTGGTAAGGCACATAGAGAAGGTGCACGTGGACCAGCAAAAGGCTGAGGATTTCACGTGCTACTGGGTGGGATGTCCACGCAAACTCAAGCCATTCAACGCCCGATACAAACTTCTTATCCACATGAGGGTTCattcaggagagaaacccaacaaATGCTCG TTTGAAGGCTGCAACAAGGCATTCTCTCGGCTTGAAAACCTAAAGATCCACCTTCGCAGCCACACGGGAGAGAAGCCCTACGAGTGCCAGCACCCCGGATGCCACAAGGCTTTCAGCAACTCAAGTGACAGAGCCAAACACCAGCGCACACACCTGGACACG AAACCATATGCGTGCCAGGTGCCAGGCTGTGCAAAACGTTACACCGATCCCAGCTCCTTAAGGAAACACATGAAGTCTCATTCTAGTCAAGAACGGCAGTTAAGGAAGAAG ATGAAATCCTCCGCTAATGCAACCCAAGACTCGATGACGGACTGTTTAACCATCCACCCTCTACATCCAAACCTTTCCCCTCTGGCAAGGCTAGACAACAATGTGAACTCATCTCTTG ATGCAACACCAGGACAAGGTTCCTACTGCACTTCCCACCCGGCTTTAATGGACTCCTTACAAGATAATTACAG CTCATCCCTGGGGATCAGCGCGGGCCTTGCTCCTCCACCTGCCTCCCACCACCTCCCAGTAGACCATCCCTGCAGAACAACTGTGATCTGA
- the glis3 gene encoding zinc finger protein GLIS3 isoform X1, giving the protein MSGKGCQLLVSPCNMSPSLSIIRGHQSQSIRMPVSSPQQARLYSSTGRTEKVKRGTDQTFTSGKQSGGPVVLPALSFRGQVLNNRQHPNESTTTQMQQPAQHSLKTTATTAKPRRHSSSIHSFTDSAAPGSDGGVCSEAAGASQTLTCSFLSGQQYPAVPQLPSYHSMPVPNTDARSLLSRESLASTTLSLFETQSVFSGKHDWPYGYRVLPPLGVTQSSTQANEGGEQFSLSPGTAMSGTTVSGGTSTSASLPSYLFAAEAGSPQQSRAKKRALSTSPLSDVMGIDFNAIIRTSPTSLVAYVNGSRSSPSSHCTLSPVQSEGYGHFLGVRGRCIPQNHPCSIASFSQALAPQSECGRLQMLEEGLGLEGQMANMMVEQQCLPDKGGILETTSGSCSQTFNNILPPLMLEPTLLDTIQEAATPQGPPPPYHSHQHIKISKHPFKIKASSQNPVSGPMLPHRHGVGFLPQIPMLEEEEGEVEDYGTHCCRWLDCSTVCDQKEELVRHIEKVHVDQQKAEDFTCYWVGCPRKLKPFNARYKLLIHMRVHSGEKPNKCSFEGCNKAFSRLENLKIHLRSHTGEKPYECQHPGCHKAFSNSSDRAKHQRTHLDTKPYACQVPGCAKRYTDPSSLRKHMKSHSSQERQLRKKMKSSANATQDSMTDCLTIHPLHPNLSPLARLDNNVNSSLDATPGQGSYCTSHPALMDSLQDNYRSAVGRSIDNGPVRMDLALPHWSPAPASMDAIVTAKSC; this is encoded by the exons ATGAGTGGAAAGGGCTGCCAGCTCCTAGTGTCTCCTTGCAATATGTCCCCATCACTAAGTATCATTAGAGGACACCAGTCCCAATCCATCAGGATGCCCGTGTCTTCTCCTCAACAAGCCAGACTTTACTCATCCACAGGGAGGACAGAGAAAGTGAAAAGAGGAACTGACCAAACTTTTACATCAGGGAAACAAAGCGGAGGCCCTGTTGTCCTGCCTGCCCTGAGCTTCCGGGGACAGGTGTTGAACAACAGACAACATCCAAATGAGTCCACTACAACACAGATGCAACAACCTGCTCAGCATTCCCTAAAAACAACAGCAACCACTGCCAAACCAAGAAGACACAGCTCCTCCATCCACAGCTTTACAG ATTCTGCAGCGCCTGGGTCCGATGGGGGTGTATGCAGTGAGGCAGCTGGTGCTAGCCAAACGCTGACCTGTAGTTTTCTGTCAGGCCAGCAATACCCCGCGGTGCCTCAGCTCCCATCGTATCATAGCATGCCGGTTCCGAACACCGATGCCAG GTCATTACTGTCCAGAGAGTCCCTGGCATCAACTACCCTCAGCCTGTTTGAAACACAGTCAGTGTTTAGTGGCAAACATGACTGGCCATATGGTTACCGTGTGCTTCCTCCCCTGGGAGTAACTCAGAGCTCTACCCAGGCCAATGAGGGTGGCGAACAGTTCAGCCTGTCTCCTGGAACTGCCATGTCGGGCACGACCGTATCGGGTGGCACAAGCACCTCTGCCTCCCTTCCCTCGTACCTATTTGCAGCTGAGGCTGGAAGCCCCCAACAATCTCGTGCAAAGAAGAGAGCCCTCTCCACGTCGCCTTTGTCTGATGTCATGGGTATTGATTTCAATGCCATCATACGCACCTCGCCAACCTCCCTTGTGGCCTATGTCAATGGTTCCCGCAGCTCTCCATCCTCCCACTGCACTCTCTCACCAGTTCAGTCTGAAGGATATGGTCACTTCTTGGGGGTGAGAGGTCGCTGTATACCCCAGAACCATCCCTGCAGCATAGCCAGCTTCTCACAAGCCTTGGCCCCACAGTCAGAGTGTGGCCGTTTGCAGATGCTTGAAGAGGGACTGGGTCTGGAAGGCCAGATGGCAAACATGATGGTGGAGCAGCAGTGCCTTCCAGACAAAGGAGGGATCCTGGAGACGACTTCAGGCAGCTGCAGCCAAACTTTCAACAACATTCTCCCACCTCTAATGTTAGAGCCAACGCTGTTGGACACTATACAAGAGGCTGCTACTCCACAAGGACCACCACCACCGTACCACTCACACCAACACATAAAAATCTCCAAACATCCCTTCAAAATTAAGGCTTCTTCTCAGAACCCTGTCTCAGGCCCCATGCTTCCACACAGGCACGGAGTTGGGTTTTTACCCCAGATTCCGatgctggaggaggaggaaggtgagGTGGAGGACTATGGCACCCATTGCTGCAGGTGGTTGGACTGCAGCACGGTTTGTGACCAAAAGGAGGAGCTGGTAAGGCACATAGAGAAGGTGCACGTGGACCAGCAAAAGGCTGAGGATTTCACGTGCTACTGGGTGGGATGTCCACGCAAACTCAAGCCATTCAACGCCCGATACAAACTTCTTATCCACATGAGGGTTCattcaggagagaaacccaacaaATGCTCG TTTGAAGGCTGCAACAAGGCATTCTCTCGGCTTGAAAACCTAAAGATCCACCTTCGCAGCCACACGGGAGAGAAGCCCTACGAGTGCCAGCACCCCGGATGCCACAAGGCTTTCAGCAACTCAAGTGACAGAGCCAAACACCAGCGCACACACCTGGACACG AAACCATATGCGTGCCAGGTGCCAGGCTGTGCAAAACGTTACACCGATCCCAGCTCCTTAAGGAAACACATGAAGTCTCATTCTAGTCAAGAACGGCAGTTAAGGAAGAAG ATGAAATCCTCCGCTAATGCAACCCAAGACTCGATGACGGACTGTTTAACCATCCACCCTCTACATCCAAACCTTTCCCCTCTGGCAAGGCTAGACAACAATGTGAACTCATCTCTTG ATGCAACACCAGGACAAGGTTCCTACTGCACTTCCCACCCGGCTTTAATGGACTCCTTACAAGATAATTACAG ATCAGCGGTAGGCCGCAGCATAGACAATGGACCTGTGAGAATGGACCTTGCTCTGCCTCATTGGTCCCCAGCACCAGCCTCAATGGATGCTATAGTCACCGCCAAGAGCTGCTGA